In one Brassica oleracea var. oleracea cultivar TO1000 chromosome C9, BOL, whole genome shotgun sequence genomic region, the following are encoded:
- the LOC106315914 gene encoding UDP-glucose 4-epimerase 5: MVSKNVLVTGGAGYIGSHTVLQLLTGGYSAVVVDNLDNSSAASLQRVKKLAAEHGEHLSFHQVDLRDRPALEKIFSETKFDAVIHFAGLKAVGESVDKPLLYYNNNLAGTITLLEVMAQYNCKNLVFSSSATVYGSPKEVPCTEEFPISALNPYGRTKLFIEEICRDVYGSDPEWKIVLLRYFNPVGAHPSGDIGEDPRGIPNNLMPFVQQVAVGRRPHLTVYGNDYNTVDGTGVRDYIHVMDLADGHIAALRKLEDCKIGCEVYNLGTGNGTSVLEMVDAFEKASGKKIPLVTAGRRPGDAEIVYASTERAESELNWKAKYGIEEMCRDSWNWTSNNPYGYDSSDA, encoded by the exons ATGGTGTCTAAGAACGTTTTGGTAACCGGCGGTGCTGGATACATCGGAAGTCACACGGTGCTTCAACTGCTTACCGGCGGTTACTCCGCCGTAGTTGTCGATAACCTCGACAATTCATCTGCCGCTTCTCTCCAGCGCGTGAAGAAACTCGCCGCCGAACACGGCGAACATCTCTCCTTCCACCAG GTTGATCTCAGGGACAGACCTGCCCTTGAGAAGATCTTCTCAGAAACAAA GTTTGATGCAGTGATACACTTTGCTGGACTTAAAGCAGTCGGTGAGAGTGTAGACAAGCCTTTGCTTTATTATAATAACAATCTTGCTGGGACTATTACGCTTTTGGAAGTCATGGCTCAATACAACTGCAAAAAT CTTGTGTTTTCATCATCAGCAACTGTGTATGGCTCACCAAAAGAAGTTCCTTGCACAGAGGAGTTTCCAATCTCTGCATTGAACCCATATGGACGAACAAAG CTATTCATTGAGGAGATCTGTCGTGATGTATATGGCTCTGATCCGGAATGGAAGATCGTACTGCTTAGGTATTTCAACCCTGTTGGTGCACATCCTAGTGGTGACATTGGTGAAGATCCCCGTGGTATTCCAAACAATCTCATGCCTTTTGTCCAGCAAGTCGCTGTTGGAAGGAGACCTCATCTCACTGTCTATGGAAATGATTACAATACAGTAGATGGAACAGGG GTTCGAGATTACATTCATGTAATGGATTTAGCTGATGGACACATAGCCGCTCTGCGTAAGCTAGAGGATTGCAAAATCG GTTGTGAAGTGTACAATCTTGGAACTGGAAATGGAACATCTGTTCTTGAAATGGTTGACGCCTTTGAAAAAGCGTCTGGGAAG AAAATCCCTCTGGTGACTGCCGGACGTCGTCCAGGAGATGCTGAAATTGTTTATGCATCAACAGAGAGAGCAGAAAGTGAATTGAATTGGAA GGCCAAATACGGGATTGAGGAGATGTGCAGGGACTCATGGAACTGGACTAGTAATAATCCTTATGGATATGATTCCTCTGATGCCTGA
- the LOC106319096 gene encoding uncharacterized protein LOC106319096 isoform X1 — protein sequence MVVIPVTLKGANYLHWARLAKTALGGRGLWEIVEEGRPQKKTILGEDAKKVVVADAGAKKKCQEDQLVLSILQHSLDPSLQECYSYCETSKELWDTLQKVYENNSNISRVFEVKRAINTLSQEDNDFDKHFGKFKSLWAELDMLRPATIDPDVLNQRREQDKVFALLLTLHPSYGDLIKHILRNKELPSLDEVCSEIHKEQGSVGLFGGRKKDLVLENQADGAANKSSYKAEDKKVWICDHCKKKGHGKDKCWIQHPHLKPQKFRTGYNDAKANFSGDIGEPSIQGSMRQTNEACENKGGASRSGSALRNTQDETIKRSDIEALIKLLKDNSGNLLGTSLHATACGTSLNAITNAIWQNL from the coding sequence ATGGTGGTGATTCCAGTTACTCTTAAAGGAGCTAACTATCTACATTGGGCAAGGCTTGCTAAGACTGCTCTTGGAGGCAGAGGGCTTTGGGAGATTGTTGAAGAAGGCAGGCCACAAAAAAAGACTATCCTAGGAGAGGATGCCAAAAAGGTTGTTGTTGCTGATGCTGGCGCCAAGAAGAAATGTCAAGAGGACCAGTTGGTGTTGTCCATTCTTCAGCACAGTCTTGACCCCTCACTTCAGGAATGTTACTCCTATTGTGAAACTTCCAAGGAGCTATGGGATACACTTCAGAAGGTGTATGAAAATAATTCCAACATCAGTAGAGTCTTTGAAGTCAAGAGAGCTATCAATACTCTTAGTCAAGAGGACAATGATTTTGATAAACATTTTGGGAAGTTCAAATCCTTGTGGGCTGAACTTGATATGCTGAGGCCAGCAACTATTGATCCTGATGTGCTTAATCAAAGGAGAGAGCAAGACAAGGTCTTTGCTTTGCTGCTTACCCTCCATCCAAGCTATGGTGACCTCATCAAGCACATCCTAAGGAATAAGGAGCTACCTTCTCTAGATGAGGTATGCTCTGAGATTCACAAGGAGCAAGGCTCAGTTGGTCTCTTTGGAGGAAGAAAGAAAGATTTGGTGCTTGAAAACCAAGCTGATGGAGCAGCAAACAAAAGCTCTTACAAAGCTGAAGACAAGAAGGTGTGGATTTGTGATCATTGCAAGAAGAAAGGCCATGGAAAGGACAAGTGCTGGATACAACATCCCCATCTCAAGCCACAGAAGTTCAGGACAGGTTACAATGATGCCAAAGCAAACTTCTCTGGTGATATTGGTGAGCCATCTATACAAGGCAGCATGCGCCAGACCAATGAAGCTTGTGAGAACAAAGGGGGAGCTTCCAGGAGTGGCTCAGCCTTAAGGAACACTCAAGATGAGACCATCAAGAGATCTGATATTGAGGCTCTCATCAAACTCCTTAAGGATAACTCTGGTAACTTACTTGGTACCTCTTTACATGCTACTGCTTGTGGAACTTCCTTGAATGCGATAACTAATGCAATTTGGCAAAACCTTTAG
- the LOC106316677 gene encoding uncharacterized protein LOC106316677 isoform X1 — MLMISIKNRDEVSLSQDTIALKGFALALQLVIVEAVPSLTEVVQEACSSSDSDSEDEEIEGMIYKPKKQTLDPAHAREVDKKCEVLVRSIIPDDPARPVDESVLKWADEVYDVKVENLLKLISLNHVFRGGATKLDVQRMREKPKAPGRKKRAIQKDKSSTAVDESRIIAIVSGLLKPEIERVDGHVASALSSVRDVSSAALSYQASVVSSVEAMLKAFKKDILTSVGNANGKGCVGTEPTTPPR, encoded by the exons ATGCTTATGATCAGTATAAAGAATAGAGATGAGGTTTCCCTATCACAAGATACGATCGCACTTAAAGGTTTCGCTCTAGCTCTTCAGCTTGTGATTGTTGAAGCTGTTCCCTCATTGACCGAGGTTGTTCAAGAAGCATGCTCATCCTCTGACTCTGACAGTGAGGATGAAGAGATTGAGGGTATGATATATAAGCCGAAGAAGCAGACGTTGGATCCTGCCCATGCCCGTGAAGTAGACAAAAAGTGTGAG GTCCTTGTGAGGAGTATCATTCCAGACGATCCCGCACGCCCCGTTGATGAGTCTGTGCTGAAATGGGCTGATGAAGTTTATGATGTTAAAGTAGAAAATCTGCTGAAGCTCATTTCTCTGAATCATGTGTTCAGAGGAGGAGCAACGAAATTAGATGTTCAGAGGATGCGCGAGAAACCAAAAGCACCGGGGAGAAAGAAGCGGGCTATACAGAAGGATAAATCGTCTACTGCGGTTGATGAATCAAGAATTATCGCTATTGTAAGTGGTCTATTGAAACCAGAGATAGAGAGGGTAGATGGTCATGTGGCATCGGCTCTTTCATCTGTTCGAGACGTTTCATCCGCTGCACTTTCCTACCAAGCCAGTGTTGTTTCTTCGGTGGAGGCAATGCTCAAGGCTTTTAAAAAGGACATCCTGACATCGGTTGGGAATGCGAATGGCAAAGGTTGTGTAGGAACAGAACCTACTACTCCCCCCCGCTGA
- the LOC106316677 gene encoding uncharacterized protein LOC106316677 isoform X2 — protein MDNENHGVTAFSANSKTNEQIEPAGTPSFSLGFTQDQPPPAPVVDDEMGDNGDGDRCEPVVDTKPRRTSKRLRLVPPPLITDYQCETAILNRARESKLVGSNYYELPVIRGKFAKLSSIVKKPCVINVAGLSVTAKDITDIAERTRPLSAKELREVQKIKDESVLCVP, from the exons ATGGACAATGAAAATCATGGGGTAACTGCCTTTTCGGCAAATAGTAAGACTAATGAGCAGATTGAACCCGCG GGGACTCCGTCTTTTTCTTTGGGTTTTACTCAGGATCAACCTCCTCCTGCGCCTGTGGTTGATGATGAGATGGGTGACAATGGCGATGGAGATAGATGTGAGCCAGTTGTTGACACGAAGCCACGTCGCACAAGCAAGAGGCTAAGACTTGTGCCTCCGCCATTGATAACTGACTATCAGTGCGAGACAGCTATTCTCAACCGTGCACGGGAAAGCAAATTGGTGGGTTCCAACTATTATGAGCTGCCTGTTATTCGGGGGAAGTTTGCTAAACTGTCCAGCATAGTTAAGAAACCATG TGTGATAAATGTTGCTGGATTGTCTGTGACTGCGAAGGACATTACTGATATTGCAGAAAGGACTCGACCTTTGTCGGCCAAG GAGCTACGAGAGGTTCAGAAAATCAAAGACGAAAGCGTCTTATGTGTTCCTTAA
- the LOC106319096 gene encoding nucleoside diphosphate kinase III, chloroplastic/mitochondrial-like isoform X2, which produces MHLTLQDRWITGLLALPAAAYMVQDQEVLAAEISEIISRFERKGFKLVGIKVVVPSKDFAQKHYHDLKERPFFNGLCDFLSSGPVIAMEHRCYYQHVKEHTTNVNKGKKQRSSNKKESFNGAAKNSTVKAQRYMGSRS; this is translated from the exons ATGCATCTAACTTTGCAAGATCGCTGGATCACTGGACTCTTGGCTCTTCCTGCTGCAG CCTACATGGTTCAAGATCAGGAGGTTCTTGCTGCTGAG ATATCAGAGATCATTTCTCGGTTCGAACGCAAGGGATTCAAGCTTGTTGGGATCAAGGTCGTTGTTCCTTCCAAAGATTTCGCTCAGAAGCATTACCATGATCTTAAGGAAAGACCTTTCTTCAATGGCTTGTGTGACTTCCTTAGCTCTGGTCCTGTTATTGCCATG GAGCATAGATGCTATTATCAACATGTCAAAGAGCACACTACTAATGTCAATAAAGGCAAGAAACAGAGATCATCT AATAAGAAAGAGAGCTTTAATGGTGCTGCCAAAAATAGTACAGTGAAAGCACAGCGTTATATGGGCTCACGGTCGTAA
- the LOC106317387 gene encoding uncharacterized protein LOC106317387 has protein sequence MHELTDLVRGVFNLTTATPLLITFQLPQWMVEPEGETGPPHNIVAKPDLEMVMSVHEWNTEPQLCVIFGAEDVAKYEFISRTPFKIGNRSFLGEGKTEEQHMSDINEMVGGQELLCSDQVLEEIFSEAELVSLYRFSFEIERARNRLDLKIGAANTTGDDVVPQQIQQNVREPRLSAQIGSLTTATELMPPLNYDVGSTSVQLTPVRRNEIRPDVPTGKVEEQTDLQD, from the exons ATGCATGAACTTACAGATCTGGTAAGAGGAGTGTTTAACCTAACGACCGCAACACCGCTTTTAATCACTTTCCAACTCCCACAATGGATGGTTGAACCCGAAGGTGAAACTGGCCCACCTCACAATATTGTTGCCAAGCCGGATCTTGAGATGGTAATGAGTGTCCATGAATGGAATACCGAGCCACAACTTTGTGTGATATTCGGAGCCGAAGACGTTGCCAAATACGAGTTCATCAGCAGAACACCGTTTAAGATTGGCAATCGATCTTTTCTTGGAGAAGGAAAAACGGAAGAGCAACACATGTCTGACATAAACG AGATGGTGGGTGGGCAAGAACTACTATGTAGTGATCAAGTCCTAGAGGAGATTTTCAGTGAGGCCGAGCTGGTTAGTCTTTATAGATTTTCCTTCGAAATAGAGAGAGCCAGGAACCGGCTGGACCTTAAAATCGGCGCAGCTAATACTACTGGAGATGACGTTGTCCCTCAGCAAATTCAACAAAATGTCAGAGAACCAAGATTGAGTGCCCAAATTGGAAGCCTGACAACTGCTACTGAATTGATGCCTCCCCTGAACTATGACGTGGGAAGTACTTCCGTTCAGCTTACCCCGGTCAGAAGAAATGAAATACGTCCTGACGTTCCAACTGGTAAAGTCGAAGAGCAAACTGATCTCCAGGACTGA